From Spirosoma aerolatum, one genomic window encodes:
- a CDS encoding nuclear transport factor 2 family protein, translating into MKLILTVFASFCLLTYSFAQQATDPTQDPATASNAFFKAMLDEDGNTLGKLLTNDCVLISFDGSSVDGSQLIQAVGGGYVVVETGAVSNAATRQYNNDAAVVTGSWKTKGAVQGNGFDATVIFSVMCVKQGSSWKISNIQFTPTR; encoded by the coding sequence ATGAAATTAATCCTTACCGTATTCGCCAGCTTTTGTCTGCTTACCTACTCCTTTGCTCAGCAAGCCACCGATCCAACGCAGGACCCAGCCACTGCCAGTAACGCTTTTTTCAAAGCTATGCTGGATGAAGACGGCAACACCCTTGGCAAATTGCTCACCAACGATTGCGTACTGATCTCATTCGACGGCAGCAGCGTAGATGGTAGCCAGCTTATACAGGCCGTTGGTGGTGGCTATGTAGTCGTCGAAACGGGCGCTGTTTCGAACGCAGCAACACGACAGTATAACAACGATGCAGCCGTGGTTACCGGAAGCTGGAAAACCAAAGGGGCTGTTCAGGGAAATGGCTTCGATGCGACCGTAATCTTTTCTGTGATGTGCGTAAAACAGGGCAGCAGCTGGAAAATATCCAACATTCAGTTTACCCCCACTCGCTGA
- a CDS encoding YHYH protein: protein MFFDKKINYTTFGFAYLLLSMSLFLITISCSKENEPTATSSDEVVIDVDPSLFIQAGLAEPITKVARTLSDGTSATCYKIVTNNTPTEHAVGPWCPTNITDNASKGGIWFEGGKVYDVDGAFIKNLASFYNDAVWKLYNADGSIKVTNTKVACEAAARPNVDPAYNNYCVECQPSYVSGLKKTFYIPVKPVKLSQSASIMGMGTVVGIAFNGVNFDPPAPTSAILGAHTLAPLDDAGGHVNTATGYHYHAATGLTKKVAQSDGHAAMIGYAMDGYGMYERLDASGKEPTDLDANRGHYDSVRGYHYHVAYAGNNSFISGFRGAQGSFSVSL, encoded by the coding sequence ATGTTTTTCGACAAAAAAATTAACTACACTACATTCGGCTTTGCTTACCTGTTGTTAAGTATGTCGTTGTTTCTGATTACGATAAGCTGTAGTAAAGAAAATGAACCGACAGCAACCTCGTCTGATGAAGTTGTTATTGACGTTGACCCATCGCTTTTTATTCAGGCAGGGCTGGCTGAGCCGATTACGAAAGTAGCAAGGACTCTTTCTGATGGCACCTCCGCAACCTGTTATAAAATTGTCACCAATAATACACCCACGGAACATGCGGTTGGCCCCTGGTGCCCAACCAACATCACGGATAATGCCAGCAAAGGAGGCATCTGGTTTGAAGGCGGAAAAGTATACGATGTTGATGGTGCCTTTATTAAAAACCTGGCCAGCTTTTATAACGATGCGGTCTGGAAACTATACAATGCCGATGGCAGTATTAAAGTGACTAACACGAAAGTGGCTTGTGAAGCCGCAGCCCGGCCCAATGTAGACCCTGCCTACAACAACTATTGTGTCGAATGCCAGCCATCCTATGTATCGGGCTTGAAAAAAACGTTTTATATTCCTGTAAAGCCGGTAAAACTAAGTCAATCGGCTTCGATTATGGGCATGGGCACCGTTGTGGGTATAGCATTTAATGGTGTCAATTTTGACCCACCTGCCCCCACTTCAGCTATTCTTGGCGCACATACGCTGGCCCCTTTGGACGATGCGGGTGGCCACGTCAATACGGCCACTGGCTATCATTACCATGCAGCTACCGGCCTAACTAAAAAAGTTGCTCAAAGCGACGGTCATGCCGCCATGATCGGTTATGCTATGGATGGCTATGGCATGTATGAGCGACTGGATGCAAGCGGAAAAGAACCTACTGACCTTGATGCCAATCGGGGCCATTATGACAGTGTGCGGGGATACCACTACCATGTAGCTTACGCTGGAAATAACAGTTTTATTAGTGGCTTCAGAGGGGCACAAGGCTCATTTTCGGTGAGTCTCTAA